One window of the Betta splendens chromosome 21, fBetSpl5.4, whole genome shotgun sequence genome contains the following:
- the LOC114847223 gene encoding B-cell receptor CD22-like isoform X3, whose translation MVRGDNGWSVTFTKTEICAVEGVTVQMSCSYEYPSSFKDSIISVERKFWFTRMNENEYVDLKSNPQYDHRVEHQCWNRSCTLTITNVRKSDSGVYRFTFISTHPEGKFTGDPGVTLSVTDDSNLHVNKYYNWLDCSSRCPLPDQRSYIWYENGHELPHQTSYYLENVDSAHSYSCALRGHEAFPAPSVCVSDQTCNKVIYTDRSICAVKGSSVEVSCTYNSHSGSITSTYWFRQSPSQPQDLRTDVQFTGRVQVLEAATGGSTLRISDVTETDSGQYGFTFRAGGFEWGRSLSGPSLTVTVLQVQVITSTLQDSYTDAELRCLSSCSSAARLSYVWFKNGHEVPTEDGSYRGRVHPGDAIVCALKGRENFKSASVYAPDVPSVSVVPSGNILENSLVTLTCSSDANPAANYTWYRDSHPESVHEGPQLVFSSIQSSDSGHFYCVAENQLGRKRSESISVDVRCKAVMIINITRLTLVVLMLIPVFVLSLWMRQTTQRSRTTWCDLLSHKKQTT comes from the exons tGGTTCGTGGTGATAATGGCTGGTCAGTGACCTTCACAAAGACTGAGATCTGTGCTGTAGAAGGAGTAACAGTGCAAATGTCCTGCAGCTACGAATACCCATCCTCATTTAAAGACTCTATAATTTCAGTTGAAAGAAAATTTTGGTTCACAAGGATGAATGAGAATGAGTATGTGGATCTTAAATCAAATCCACAATATGATCACCGTGTGGAGCATCAGTGTTGGAACAGAAGCTGCACTTTGACCATCACCAACGTGAGAAAGAGCGACTCAGGCGTCTACAGGTTCACGTTCATATCCACCCACCCTGAGGGGAAGTTCACTGGTGACCCTGGAGTGACCTTATCCGTCACAGATG ATTCAAACCTTCATGTGAACAAATATTATAATTGGCTAGACTGTAGCAGTAGATGTCCTCTACCTGATCAGCGTTCCTACATCTGGTACGAAAACGGACATGAACTTCCACATCAAACATCTTATTATTTAGAGAACGTTGACAGTGCCCACAGCTATTCGTGTGCGTTGAGAGGACATGAGGCTTTTCCTGCTCCTTCAGTGT GTGTCAGTGatcaaacctgcaacaaagtGATTTACACTGACAGAAGCATCTGTGCCGTCAAAGGATCATCAGTGGAGGTTTCCTGTACTTATAACAGTCATAGTGGATCCATCACATCTACGTACTGGTTCCGTCAGAGTCCTTCACAGCCTCAGGACCTTCGTACAGACGTCCAGTTTACAGGTCGTGTTCAGGTCCTTGAAGCAGCGACAGGAGGCTCCACTCTGAGAATCTCTGATGTGACAGAGACGGATTCAGGACAGTACGGCTTCACATTCAGAGCAGGAGGCTTTGAGTGGGGCCGTAGTTTATCTGGACCCAGTCTGACTGTCACAG TTCTCCAGGTGCAGGTGATCACATCAACGCTCCAGGACTCTTACACTGACGCAGAGCTCAGGtgtctcagcagctgcagctcagccgctCGTCTTTCCTACGTCTGGTTCAAGAACGGACACGAGGTCCCGACGGAGGACGGGTCTTACAGAGGCCGCGTTCATCCTGGAGACGCCATTGTTTGTGCCTTAAAGGGACGAGAAAACTTCAaatctgcctctgtgt atgctccagatgtTCCCTCAGTGTCAGTGGTTCCCTCTGGAAACATTCTGGAGAACAGTCTAGTGACTCTTACCTGTAGTAGTGACGCTAACCCAGCAGCTAATTACACCTGGTACAGAGACTCACATCCTGAATCCGTCCATGAAGGTCCACAGCTCGTCTTCAGCTCCATCCAGTCGTCTGACTCTGGACACTTTTACTGTGTAGCTGAGAACCAGCTGGGGAGGAAACGCTCTGAATCCATCTCTGTTGATGTGAGAT